The genomic stretch CCATGATCTTCCAGGAGCCCATGACCAGCCTGAACCCCGTCTATACCGTCGGGGACCAGATCGCTGAAGCGGTCATGCTGCACCAAGGCAAGAATAAGAAAGACGCCATGGGCGTCGCCACCGACATGCTGCGCTTCGTGGGCATCCCCGCCCCCGAAAAGCGCGTCAATGAGTACCCGCACCAGATGTCCGGCGGGATGCGTCAGCGCGTCATGATCGCCATGGCCCTGAGCTGCAAGCCCGCCCTGCTGATCGCCGACGAGCCCACCACGGCGCTCGACGTAACCATTCAGGCGCAGATTCTCGACCTGATGCGCAACCTGCAAAAAGAGGTCGGGATGAGCATCCTGTTCATCACGCACAACCTCGGGGTCGTGGCCGAGATGGCCGACCGGGTCGTCGTGATGTACGGCGGCCGTGTGGTCGAGGAAGGCGACGTCGTGGACATCTTCCAGGCGCCCCGCCACCCCTACACCATGGGCCTGCTGAACAGCATTCCCCGCCCCGGCGAGTACGAGCACGTTCCCGGCCAGCCCAAGGGCCGCCTGGAAGCCATTCCCGGCAACGTGCCCAACCCCCTGAGCCTGCCCCCCGGCTGCGCCTTCGAGCCGCGCTGCAAGTTCGCCGTTCCCGACTGCTCCAAGGCGGTGCCCGCGCTGGAAGACACCGGGCACGGCCACATGGCCCGCTGCATCCGCTGGCGCGAATTCGCGCAGGCGCAGCGCGAGGTGACCGCATGACCGCCGTCAGCAACCAGACCCGCCGCACCATGCCCGCCACGGGCGACACCCTGCTGGACGTCCAGAACCTCGAAAAATTCTTCCCGATCCGCGGCGGCCTGCTGTCCCGCGTCGTCGGCAACGTCAAGGCCGTCAACGACGTGTCCTTCAAGGTCGGGCGCGGCGAAGTGGTCGGTCTCGTGGGCGAATCCGGCTCCGGTAAGACCACCGCCGGGCGCGCCATCCTGCGCCTGATCGAACCCACCGGCGGCCAGGTGCTCTTCAACGGCACCGACATCACCAAGCTGTCCAAAGGGCAGATGCGTGACTACCGCCGCGAGATGCAGATCATCTTCCAGGATCCCTTCGCGAGCCTGAACCCCCGCATGACCGTATCCGACATCATCGGGGAGGCCATGCAGATCCACAACCTGCACCCCGGCAAGCAGCGCGTCGACCGCATCGCCGAACTCCTCCAGAAGGTCGGCCTGCGCCCCGAGCACATGCGCCGCTACCCGCACGAGTTCAGCGGCGGTCAGCGCCAGCGCATCGGGATTGCCCGCGCCCTGGCCGTGGACCCCGCGTTCATCGTCGCCGACGAGCCCGTCTCGGCGCTGGACGTGTCCATCCAGGCGCAGGTCGTGAACCTGCTGCAGGACCTGCAGGAAGAACTGGGCCTGACCGTGCTGTTCATCGCGCACGACCTCGCGGTCGTCGAGTACATCTGCGACCGCATCATCGTGATGTACCTGGGCCGCGTGATGGAAATCGCGCCCAGCCGCCAGCTGAACCGTAACCCCAAGCACCCCTACACCGAGGCGCTCCTCTCGGCCGCGCCCGTGCCCGACCCCACGGTCAAGCGCCAGCGCATCATCCTGGAAGGCGACATTCCCAGCCCGATCAACCCGCCCAGCGGCTGCGTGTTCCGCACCCGCTGCCGTTACGCGATCGCCGACTGCGCGAACATCGTTCCCGAACTGCGCGAAGTCAGCCCCGGTCACTTCAAGGCCTGCATCCGCGACGACATCCTGTAAGCCGTCCGGTCTGCACGAACAGCCCGCCGTCCCCATCCCGGGGCGGCGGGTTTTCTGTTGCGTTCCTGACGCACGCTCTCACATCTCATATTGAGCGGCGGGTCACCATCCAGGCATGAAAAACAGCCTGTCAGTCGCCCTCGCGACCGCCGCCACCCTCGCCCTCGGAACCGCCAGCGCCGCCGACCTGCGCATCTACCCCAGCTTCAGTGAGGTGCGTGAACCCGTCACTGCCGACACGAACACCCTCCGCCTGAACCTGCCCCTCGACACCTGGCAGAACATCCTGACCGGCAGCCTCGACCTTGAAGGCCTGACCTTCACGCAGGCCATCCAGAAACAGGAAGCCAACTGGCTCAGCAGCCTCGAAGGCCAGACCATCTACCTGCGCCGCGACGGCAAAACCGAACCCGTCACCCTGATCCGCGCCCGCGACCTGCTCGTCAAGGACGCCCAGGGCCGCTACTTCACCGCCCGCTACGAGGACCTCCAGTTCGACGCCGCGCCCCCGGCCAACCCCCAGGCCCCCACCCAGAGCGTCACCTACACCCTCGCCCAGCCCGGCAAGGGCACCCTCAGTTACCTCACCCGCGCCGTCACCTGGACGCCCCGCTACACCCTGAAGGCCGGTAGCGGCGGCGCGCAGCTGAGCGCCCTGGCCGACATCCGCAACACCACCGAACAGGCCTACGACGTCCGCACCACCGAACTCTACGCCGGAGACGTCACCGTGCAGGGCCAGCAGGAAGCCGCCTACATGATGCGCGGCGCCGCCATGGACGTCGCCATGCCCGCCGCCGCCCCCGCCCCCAAGATCGAAAGCCAGGGCGAACTGCGCGGCCTCTACCGCTACGCCCTCACCACCCCCTTCCAACTTCCCGCGAACAGCGTCACCACCCTCCCCTTCATCACCCCCAAACTCAGCACCTTCGAACGCTACGCCGGCCTCCAGACCTACTTCGACACCGGCACCCGCGACGGCAACCTGAACCGCTCCTACCGCCTTAAGGCCGACCAGCGCCTCCCCGCCGGACCCATCACCGTCCGCGAAGACGGCCGCATCGTCGGCCAGACCAGCATCCCCGACACCCGCCAGGGCGGCACCGTCGACTTCAGCCTGGGCGAGGACCCCGACCTGAACTACACCCGGACCGTCCAGCAGACCGCCCAGACCAAGAACGCCCAGGGCAACGTCACCAAGACCACCTACAAGGTCACGTACGCCTTCGAGAGCAGCAAGGACCGCGCCATCCGCGCCGAAATCACCGAACGCATCGGCGGGCGCGTCATCATCATCGACACCATGGCCCCCGTCAAAAATCAGGGCACCGCGACCCTGAAAGTCGACGTGCCCGCGAAGGGGAAAGTCAGCAAGAGCTTCACCGTTGTGATCGACAACAGCTGAAGCCTTAGCGGAGCCTGGACCTTCGGGGTGTTCCTCGGGGGTCCTTTTCGTTTTCAGCCCCACCCCCAGCCCCCTCCGCAAGCGGCTCATACGAGTACCCCAGAAGGGCAGGGGGGGCCGCGTTGCACTGAGCAAGAGTTTCTACTTATACGACGGGGTTGTATCGGGCGTCGTCGGGTCCGGCCTCGACGCCATCCTGCCACCCCCCGCAACGCCTGCGCGCTTCGCGCATGACGGCCGGTGGCAGTCGGCGGTGAGGTGAGTGGTGGGACGCTCGGGGCTACTGATCGACCTTGTTTTTCTCTTGCTCCTCCCCCTTCAGGGGGGAGG from Deinococcus soli (ex Cha et al. 2016) encodes the following:
- a CDS encoding ABC transporter ATP-binding protein, whose translation is MTHQGEVLLAVNGLKTYFSTDDGVVKSVDGVTFHIKKGETLAVVGESGSGKSVTSLSVMRLIPTPPGKIVEGEILFTGKDGVQKNIVTLSEADMRKIRGNDISMIFQEPMTSLNPVYTVGDQIAEAVMLHQGKNKKDAMGVATDMLRFVGIPAPEKRVNEYPHQMSGGMRQRVMIAMALSCKPALLIADEPTTALDVTIQAQILDLMRNLQKEVGMSILFITHNLGVVAEMADRVVVMYGGRVVEEGDVVDIFQAPRHPYTMGLLNSIPRPGEYEHVPGQPKGRLEAIPGNVPNPLSLPPGCAFEPRCKFAVPDCSKAVPALEDTGHGHMARCIRWREFAQAQREVTA
- a CDS encoding DUF4139 domain-containing protein; translation: MKNSLSVALATAATLALGTASAADLRIYPSFSEVREPVTADTNTLRLNLPLDTWQNILTGSLDLEGLTFTQAIQKQEANWLSSLEGQTIYLRRDGKTEPVTLIRARDLLVKDAQGRYFTARYEDLQFDAAPPANPQAPTQSVTYTLAQPGKGTLSYLTRAVTWTPRYTLKAGSGGAQLSALADIRNTTEQAYDVRTTELYAGDVTVQGQQEAAYMMRGAAMDVAMPAAAPAPKIESQGELRGLYRYALTTPFQLPANSVTTLPFITPKLSTFERYAGLQTYFDTGTRDGNLNRSYRLKADQRLPAGPITVREDGRIVGQTSIPDTRQGGTVDFSLGEDPDLNYTRTVQQTAQTKNAQGNVTKTTYKVTYAFESSKDRAIRAEITERIGGRVIIIDTMAPVKNQGTATLKVDVPAKGKVSKSFTVVIDNS
- a CDS encoding ABC transporter ATP-binding protein, whose protein sequence is MTAVSNQTRRTMPATGDTLLDVQNLEKFFPIRGGLLSRVVGNVKAVNDVSFKVGRGEVVGLVGESGSGKTTAGRAILRLIEPTGGQVLFNGTDITKLSKGQMRDYRREMQIIFQDPFASLNPRMTVSDIIGEAMQIHNLHPGKQRVDRIAELLQKVGLRPEHMRRYPHEFSGGQRQRIGIARALAVDPAFIVADEPVSALDVSIQAQVVNLLQDLQEELGLTVLFIAHDLAVVEYICDRIIVMYLGRVMEIAPSRQLNRNPKHPYTEALLSAAPVPDPTVKRQRIILEGDIPSPINPPSGCVFRTRCRYAIADCANIVPELREVSPGHFKACIRDDIL